CCGCTTGTGCCATGGAGTTGGTGATGGAAAAGGATGAGAGAGACCACCAGCAGTGATACACATCTAACTAAATAAGTCACTCTGAATCAATGTTCTTTTGGATGGCAAGTATTTGGCATTCTGGTTCAAAATAAACGCATTCGAATGCCCGAGACTCATTCTCCATGGCTGACATTGCCTTGAATTACTTGGACATTTGATTCAGACAACTTGAAACCAAAGGACAGTATCGACAAATTGGAAAATTCTGAGAATTCATGCAAAAAAACTGATTCGTCGTTGTGAAGTACAAAGTTAGATGGTTCCTAACGTTTGAGGAGTCTGTAGGAAGGCATGTCCTCGATTCTTTGGGTGTCTTCCAAGAGGAGCTCTCGTTCAAGTTGACGACGCGTTGACTTCATAACCAGCTGGAGGAGGCCAGCAAAAATTAATAGGACAAATTGTTTgcacaaaaaaggaagaagaactcAAAGGGATGGTGAGAGCAGCGTACATTGAAATCCATGTAGGAGGCATGCATGGCAAGCCATTGCTGATCCATCATCTTGAAAGTTATGCAGTACAACATGTCAAAAGCTCGCTCATTTTCTGAAGCATATTGTGACAAATTATTTTGTCAAATGCAAAAGCCATTCGTACTGAGGATGATAATATCTCTTCAGAATGAGATAATAACAATTAAGTGGGTAACTCGAAACAGGTTTAAGCTTATAGGTCAACTTTACATGTTTTCGAAAAATATGtacagaagaagaaaaagatgcaaataCAATCTCATCTATTGTATACATCTCTGCAAAGAACTTGTTACAGGGGTAATCTCGAAACATACCTAAAAGTAGCTTTAGGAAAATTGCTCCAACCATCGACCTTGGTCTTCCTGAAGTCAACAACATATTAGTTACTAACTAGTTGAAAGGTACAGCTATGATCCTAACAGGATAGATAAACGATTACAAGAAACCTTATAGACCATTTAATCTAAATATTAAATTTGTGGAAATAACtacaaaattttaattaaaaggcCTTCATTAACTTATTGCAATCAAGAGAGTACAAACCAGCTTGAAGATCAAACATCTGTATGAGCATGAATGTAATATTTACACCAGCTACAGAAAATGGATATTCCCACATGGCTCTGACACCCTCTTGCTTTCGGAGAAGAGCATGGAAGGATTTCTGCAGAGAGACTTGTTAACCAAAGATGACAGATAgagaagccattaagaaaaggtaAGAACTATGATGGCAAGTTGTATCAAAGACAACAAGCAGTCATCTGCAAACTATTGTGATAACTAGTAGAAGTCTTTTCAGTGGACCTCAACTTGTCATGCCAAGAAGTTAATTATCCACAACTCTGGGTTAAAAGACACCTTTAAACTTCAACAACAAACATAATATACAAAATTTTGTTAGAATATATTGAACTATTTATTTGACATCAAGTGCTGAAATTATTGTTTGCAAACAAAAAATGGTTTTCTTCTTATGCAAAATatactttgtgattttttttgcttTGCAAACAAAATGGGACTTACAGGATAGTTTTTGGCAAAGAATAATAGATTTTCCAAAGATATGAAACCACCTCCTCTGTGGCACAAAAACCAAAAATCACTTGAAATTATAAAATTAGATGTAGGTGGTTAACTAAGCAAGATAGATATTAAATAGGTAACACAAATATCGGTACCTGAAATCAGTTGATGGATCTTTTCCCTGCCATCCCATTTCCTTCCACTGGTTAGATATGAGACCATGGAGTTCCACTCCAGGATAAGCATAATACCAGAGGGCCCATAGTGCTTCCTACAATGTCTCATTATTGTAAAGATAAACTATAAGATAGTTGCTAAAATATTAACATCCAGAAACAATGTCAATTTCTTGCTTGTGATAAGTAAAAAATACTAACATatttacttgcaataagaaaaaagtTTGGGTTTCTGTCTATGCGGCAAGAGTCATTCAATTATCTGGTCAAGGAAACAAAAAGACAATTCTTTGAGAGCTTAGATGAAATTGACTAAGGCTAGCTAATGAGGGCACTAACTGTTCTCTCGAGGCAAGCCACAATTGTTTAAATATGGCAAATTAGAAACCATAGCACCTGACCATTTACAAGTTAAACACAATAGTGCAGTTGATATCAGATTATGTACAAGTCTAGAAATTAAGTAAAAAGGCGTAATATCTGCAGTACAAATTTCCAAAGCCATATACCAAACTGTTACCATTTGTATTACGGGATTGAGAGTTTCTATTTGTACACAACTAGAGTTAAAGTTTCTGCAATTGTAGTTAGTTTAAAGAATCATTTATTACTAGTTTAGAGATCATTCATTATGAGAAGAAATTTTAGGTTATTGGAATACTTTTTTCGAGATTTGAAAAGATAAATCTAATATCAtaacattttatttttaatttattattgtgTTTATAGCTTgttacaataacaataataacaaaatcGTAGGTCTCAACTATTAGGGGTCAGCTACATGAATCATTTATCGCCATTGAAATAATTGGTTAAGATCTGTGTTCATAAAATCTAATATAATTTTACGTTGATTGTCAGTGACTTAACGCAACACTCCATTTTTTTTATCCGGGCTtattgaaaaatataattattatagtACCTGATGCTCTTTATTTGAACTATCATAAGTAATAATAATTCGGCTTTGTAACCTTCGCAAACattcctcctgcaaacacaccaaAAAGTTAAAAGAGCTAGTTGAAGGTGAATAGATGACGAGAAGTGCAGAAGGCCTGATAGCTACTAACAATTTTAACTGTAAAGAGGCAACACATCACTCTCCACTGCCATGGATGCACACAAAGGTGTG
This Musa acuminata AAA Group cultivar baxijiao chromosome BXJ1-2, Cavendish_Baxijiao_AAA, whole genome shotgun sequence DNA region includes the following protein-coding sequences:
- the LOC135603632 gene encoding uncharacterized protein LOC135603632 isoform X2, producing MRVVDGKGGLLVAVRRLSQWPARGSGCHSSHAEVVTGSTAWLGRGLACVCAQRREIDGRLLLNLTPSQEALWALWYYAYPGVELHGLISNQWKEMGWQGKDPSTDFRGGGFISLENLLFFAKNYPKSFHALLRKQEGVRAMWEYPFSVAGVNITFMLIQMFDLQAGRPRSMVGAIFLKLLLENERAFDMLYCITFKMMDQQWLAMHASYMDFNLVMKSTRRQLERELLLEDTQRIEDMPSYRLLKR
- the LOC135603632 gene encoding uncharacterized protein LOC135603632 isoform X1 produces the protein MRVVDGKGGLLVAVRRLSQWPARGSGCHSSHAEVVTGSTAWLGRGLACVCAQRREIDGRLLLNLTPSQEECLRRLQSRIIITYDSSNKEHQEALWALWYYAYPGVELHGLISNQWKEMGWQGKDPSTDFRGGGFISLENLLFFAKNYPKSFHALLRKQEGVRAMWEYPFSVAGVNITFMLIQMFDLQAGRPRSMVGAIFLKLLLENERAFDMLYCITFKMMDQQWLAMHASYMDFNLVMKSTRRQLERELLLEDTQRIEDMPSYRLLKR